A genomic stretch from Psilocybe cubensis strain MGC-MH-2018 chromosome 1, whole genome shotgun sequence includes:
- a CDS encoding Peroxide stress-activated histidine kinase mak2, producing MLIVSELVVNAEECVSDIKISTPTGEHLVLATAILNCIRVLGGYTQAETVDTIFDTDNFVESKYLERIHETSGNISMSLNWYDSFKVVSFFCVGHVKEAANLGFSVYKTRDSHPKIIYESEYLVARRWLSSSPVNVSTWVALVDAELAALLGSPDAFRLYDVAVRLAVNNDWLAEEGWCLFLQGSHFVRCGIEGLGTELQRRGISRHAQWGAQGIVTHLTSISGTRSQLPFKKPIFSADVAVQTEAVALNYDSTIYTLGGKTDSHDDQESTLSAADLASILKWSKDISRDINLSSALQRLTEIASETSGSQNTCAREAGDYTVATSMVPPEQCQVHENPKSIRTINDPLQKAIIQHTLNSKERVYYDDASSDSRFSSEAGQTSHRSVICLPIFSNRGQTFGAVYVASRYAFSQNTVTILTLLCQQASISIANALLFRSVQAGTKENLKMIAAQREALEAARKSREDALKATKIKSNFLASMSHELRTPFSSFYGLLDLLSGTELNPGQSEIVQTAKQSCELLLKIIDSILDYSKLEASAVKLEPSGFLVENIIADCMELLLPMAAKKLDLSFNIESDVPSWVFADYARIRQVLMNLIGNAVKFTANGSVRVICYTVDNTTMSSGSEVNLKFEIHDTGIGLSASDVDLLFVPFQQADNSSTRRFGGTGLGLSISRQLVKLMGGAIGVKSEPDHGSMFWFTIPVKVYHAPDSVKYTQDITKTRSMLINPRPLSVLVCSRSSATLSLLNNMLGGFSVKLLSSIQESTRYLDTYSNTESPPLDFIIIDDQSETHADDLARYLHSSDLKCFEETKVIHLYTPTTSRSGQAIFGNSTIPGVVKMTKPPRLARLLQTLATLKNLPHPLISPHATEISKAVEDIATAQRTLYGNVLIAEDNPIAQNLLIKQLQRHHLEVVATSNGEEAIAEWEAHEPGFFSVALFDHHMPICDGVEATKRLRHLERKNNVSVILPIVALSADCQDATKQLCLSAGMNAFFSKPLKKSMISVLCCEVVY from the exons ATGTTAATAGTTAGCGAGCTTGTGGTTAATGCGGAGGAG TGTGTCAGTGATATCAAAATATCCACACCAACCGGCGAGCACCTTGTACTTGCCACTG CTATCCTCAATTGCATTCGTGTCCTCGGTGGTTATACTCAGGCAGAGACTGTTGACACTATTTTTGATACAGATAACTTTGTGGAAAGTAAATATCTTGAACGTATACACGAAACGTCAGGAAACATATCCATGTCTCTTAATTG GTATGACTCGTTCAAG GTTGTTAGCTTCTTCTGTGTTGGGCATGTCAAAGAAGCGGCCAACCTGGGATTCAGCGTCTATAAAACGAGGGATTCCCATCCTAA AATTATATACGAAAGCGAGTACCTCGTTGCTAGAAG GTGGTTATCCTCCAGCCCAGTGAATGTTAGCACATGGGTTGCACTTGTG GATGCCGAATTAGCTGCCCTTCTAGGATCGCCGGATGCATTCAGATTATATGATGTGGCTGTCAG ACTCGCTGTCAATAATGACTGGCTGGCAGAGGAAGGATGGTGCCTGTTTCTA CAAGGTTCTCATTTTGTGCGATGTGGTATAGAAGGACTTGGAACCGAACTGCAACGTCGTGGTATTTCGAGACATGCTCAATGGGGCGCTCAAGGGATTGT GACACATCTCACGTCCATATCGGGTACCCGCTCCCAATTACCGTTCAAGAAGCCCATTTTTTCTGCGGATGTGGCTGTCCAAACAGAAGCGGTTGCACTGAACTATGATTCAACGATATACACTCTTGGAGGAAAAACTGACTCACACGATGATCAGGAATCGACGTTGAGCGCTGCTGACTTAGCATCTATTCTGAAGTGGAGCAAGGATATTTCTCGTGATATCAATCTATCCTCAG CTTTGCAAAGGCTTACTGAAATAGCATCTG AAACATCTGGGTCACAAAATACTTGTG CAAGAGAAGCGGGTGACTATACCGTTGCAACCAGTATGGTCCCACCAGAGCAATGTCAAGTCCACGA GAACCCAAAATCTATTCGAACAATCAATGATCCACTCCAGAAGGCGATCATTCAGCACA CCTTAAATTCAAAAGAGAGAGTATACTATGACGATGCTTCGTCAGATTCTCGATTTTCTTCTGAAGCTGGACAAACATCACATCGATCGGTTATATGTCTCCCTATCTTCAGCAATCGTGGACAAACCTTTGGTGCCGTCTATGTTGCCTCAAGATACGCATTTTCACAAAATACTGTCACTATCTTGACTTTGTTATGTCAACAAGCCAGTATCAGCATCGCCAATGCCTTATTATTCAGATCTGTTCAGGCAGGCACCAAAGAGAATTTGAAAATGATTGCAGCACAGCGCGAGGCATTGGAGGCCGCAAGAAAAAGCAGAGAGGACGCGTTGAAGGCTACTAAA ATTAAGAGCAATTTTTTGGCTTCGATGAGCCATGAATTGAGGACACCTTTTAG CTCTTTTTATGGATTACTTGATCTTCTCAGTGGTACTGAACTCAATCCTGGACAAAGCGAGATCG TTCAAACCGCTAAACAGTCATGTGAACTTTTGTTGAAG ATCATCGATTCAATATTAGATTATAGCAAGCTAGAGGCTTCCG CTGTGAAGCTAGAGCCCAGCGGATTCTTAGTGGAG AATATAATTGCG GATTGCATGGAACTTTTACTTCCAATGGCTGCCAAAAAACTTGATTTATCCTTCAATATTGAGTCCGATGTACCTTCAT GGGTATTTGCTGATTACGCCCGAATCCGTCAAG TGTTGATGAATCTCATCGGAAATGCGGTCAAGTTCACGGCCAATGGTTCAGTTCGCGTCATATGCTATACCGTTGACAATACTACAATGAGTAGTGGAAGCGAAGTTAATTTGAAGTTCGAAATACA TGACACCGGAATTGGACTATCTGCCAGCGATGTTGATCTATTGTTTGTGCCATTCCAACAGGCAGAT AATTCCTCTACTCGTCGTTTTGGTGGAACAGGTTTGGGTCTGTCGATTTCCCGCCAGCTTGTAAAATTGATGGGAGGTGCGATTGGTGTCAAATCGGAGCCTGATCATGGCTCTATGTTCTGGTTCACTATTCCAGTGAAGGTATATCATGCCCCCGATTCAGTCAAG TATACTCAAGATATTACTAAAACACGCTCCATGCTCATCAACCCACGCCCACTCTCCGTCTTGGTTTGCTCGCGTTCCAGTGCAACATTGTCTCTCTTGAATAACATGCTCGGTGGATTCTCGGTTAAATTGCTCTCTAGCATCCAAGAATCGACACGATACCTCGACACTTATTCGAACACTGAGTCACCACCCCTTGATTTTATCATCATAGACGACCAATCTGAAACCCATGCTGATGATTTGGCTAGATATCTGCATTCTTCGGACCTAAAATGTTTTGAGGAAACCAAAGTCATTCACCTATATACCCCTACCACTAGTCGCTCTGGACAGGCTATTTTCGGGAACAGCACAATACCCGGCGTTGTTAAAATGACGAAACCTCCTAGGCTTGCTCGACTGTTACAAACTTTGGCCACTCTGAAAAATCTACCCCATCCATTAATATCTCCTCATGCTACTGAAATCTCCAAGGCAGTAGAGGATATAGCAACTGCTCAGCGGACATTATATGGGAATGTACTTATTGCCGAAG ACAACCCCATTGCTCAAAATCTTCTCATTAAACAGTTGCAGCGTCATCATCTTGAAGTTGTGGCAACCAGCAATGGCGAAGAGGCTATTGCAG AATGGGAAGCGCATGAACCGGGATTTTTTAGTGTCGCCCTTTTTGACCACC ACATGCCAATTTGTGATGGAGTTGAAGCTACCAAACGGTTACGCCACTTGGAAAGGAAAAACAATGTGTCTGTTATTTTACCGA TTGTTGCATTGAGCGCGGATTGCCAAGACGCGACTAAGCAACTCTGCCTCAGTGCAGGAATGAATGCTTTTTTCAGCAAGCCTCTCAAAAAGAGTATGATTTCTGTTCTATGTTGTGAAGTGGTTTATTGA
- a CDS encoding negative regulator of the PHO system — MNYIQVCWPAALCYHSVRVFTTTCTGEGTYATVFKGRSRTTNEIVALKEIHLDAEEGTPSTAIREISLMKELKHVNIVRLHDVIHTETKLVLIFEYCEQDLKKYMDQHGDRGALDPNTVRSFMFQLLKGTAFCHENQVLHRDLKPQNLLINRKGELKLGDFGLARAFGVPVNTFSNEVVTLWYRAPDVLLGSRTYSTSIDVWSCGCIFAEMISGNPLFRGRDNQDQLLHIMRIIGTPSDAQFQKICKETPELQIKQFPRYAKMPFQQVLPKASPQAIDLLERLLKFDPAERISAAEALSHPYFTSAVAPTPFGLNTSPGSMAPPSFNFPHPHGHQAAQQYHQQQQQQQQQQQQQQQQHVQHLPIQYGRQPAMPMYNQHPQAPVQDPMAAAAHAAQAQARAHAQALAQAQAQAQYGNVQFAPPQNYGR; from the exons ATGAATTATATCCAG GTATGTTGGCCTGCGGCGTTGTGCTACCACAGTGTCCGTGTATTCACCACCACATGCACAGGCGAAGGAACATACGCTACGGTATTCAAG GGTCGATCTAGGACTACCAATGAGATTGTGGCTTTAAAGGAGATCCACCTCGATGCTGAAGAAGGCACACCATCTACCGCCATCCGCGAGATATCACTCATGAAGGAGCTCAAACACGTCAACATTGTCAGATTGCACGACGTTATACACACCGAGACTAAGCTGGTTCTTATCTTTGAGTATTGCGAGCAGGACCTCAAGAAGTATATGGATCAACACGGAGATCGCGGTGCTTTGGACCCCAATACCGTGCGCAGTTTCATGTTCCAGCTCCTCAAGGGCACCGCTTTCTGCCATGAGAACCAAGTTCTTCATCGAGATCTAAAACCACAGAATTTGTTGATCAATCGAAAAGGCGAGCTGAAATTGGGAGATTTCGGTTTGGCAAGAGCATTCGGCGTCCCGGTCAACACTTTCTCCAATGAG GTCGTTACTCTCTGGTATCGTGCCCCGGATGTCCTTCTCGGTTCTCGAACCTATAGCACCTCGATTGATGTCTGGTCATGTGGATGTATATTTGCTGAAATGATTTCTGGAAATCCACTATTTAGAGGACGAGATAACCAAGACCAACTGTTGCATATCATGAGAATAATTGGAACGCCTTCAGATGCCCAGTTCCAAAAAATATGCAAAGAAACG CCCGAATTACAAATCAAACAATTCCCTCGATACGCAAAAATGCCATTCCAACAGGTTTTACCAAAAGCCTCCCCGCAAG CAATCGATCTGCTAGAGAGACTTCTCAAGTTTGATCCTGCTGAACGCATTTCCGCCGCGGAGGCATTATCACATCCGTATTTTACCAGCGCTGTTGCTCCCACGCCCTTCGGACTAAACACCTCACCTGGTTCCATGGCTCCTCCATCTTTTAACTTCCCTCACCCTCACGGACATCAAGCGGCTCAACAATACcatcagcaacagcaacaacaacaacaacaacaacagcagcagcagcagcagcatgtTCAACATCTACCAATACAGTATGGTCGTCAACCTGCCATGCCAATGTATAACCAACACCCCCAGGCGCCTGTCCAAGATCCtatggcagcagcagcccaTGCCGCCCAAGCACAAGCACGAGCGCATGCGCAAGCCTTGGCTCAAGCCCAAGCTCAAGCACAGTATGGAAATGTACAATTCGCGCCACCACAAAACTACGGGAGATAG
- a CDS encoding U3 small nucleolar RNA-associated protein 5: protein MASSKKTSAGAGRSKPVKGRPPSTSTLAHLSQSNSPSILSAFSPDATLFAFVVLAIDRHRLRVYDSASGRAVSEYTVDSARVSSLKWATLTSDSPGPEQNSPSKKRKKTSVPTAAEKDSSSRTEVVALGLSDGIVIFFSPSHSQVLRTLTHPKSTSAVLSLAFDPSNGSALWTSSADGSICLWDVQNKTVLRSWKNDDHIPCTSLSVCPTLEGHSTSLLAAHHSIRLFKDIANDNSLSKPMQVAGFTGHATSIQLLLWFNESEKPTKFFSMAEGDRFVYCWDVEGASLSEKPVAAISLDADVRTFALATPVNSQQCLIALSTSGKLSFVPIPSKFPSSTDKSNTIATILPRSTVSSTSKFRAQDPQVIDLVPLPTSPGLVRVVRLVKGIQPTFDTISYLDDSANYIHNPILPEINQEDISIDPQRALNNRYVESKQLTVGSGHDVNQEDVDGSLVEQEFDGFLQVDLAEMSLGQRLTAVTETEANHVSESEDEYEQHIKRSKATKKARSEVAAIPTNSLTRTLIQALHSSDSRLLEMCLGHSDPALILNTVRRLPPQLTIPLITACVERLGRGPRSSNMKGGGGGTSSQRGSGLLTWLRTVLTVHTGHLMTIPDLVARLSGLHATLTARSSLHDSLLSLSGRLDMVLSQVELRASTTPASLAPLKANKKRPEATVRRYIEGDTESSDEPDDKMDVEVEMGSEDEGSLEDIELGGDSDEDEEEYEDLSDGDSGGNFIDDEAEEEDFTGDEDEDESD from the exons ATGGCCTCCTCCAAAAAAACGTCGGCTGGGGCTGGGCGGTCCAAACCAGTCAAAGGACGACCCCCGTCCACTTCCACCCTCGCACATCTTTCCCAGTCCAATTCCCCCTCAATTCTGTCTGCCTTTTCCCCAGATGCCACTctttttgcctttgttgTACTTGCCATTGACAGACACCGTCTGCGCGTTTATGACTCTGCCTCTGGACGCGCCGTATCCGAGTACACCGTTGATTCAGCTCGTGTTTCCTCACTTAAATGGGCCACTTTGACCTCCGACTCTCCTGGTCCGGAACAGAATTCCCCAAGCAAGAAACGGAAGAAGACATCCGTACCCACCGCTGCCGAAAAAGACTCGAGTTCACGGACTGAGGTCGTTGCCCTAGGGTTGTCAGATGGAAttgtcatatttttctctccttcGCATTCGCAAGTCCTGCGGACTTTGACTCATCCTAAAAGCACCTCAGCCGTCTTGTCCCTCGCATTCGACCCGTCAAATGGCTCTGCTCTTTGGACCTCAAGCGCCGATGGCTCCATATGTCTTTGGGATGTACAAAATAAGACAGTTTTACGGTCTTGGAAAAACGACGACCATATTCCATGCACTTCTTTGTCAGTTTGTCCAACTCTAGAGGGCCACAGTACAAGTCTTCTTGCCGCTCATCACAGCATTCGCCTTtttaaagatattgcaaacGACAATTCGCTCAGTAAACCCATGCAAGTTGCTGGTTTTACAGGCCATGCAACTTCTATTCAGTTGTTGCTCTGGTTTAATGAGTCCGAAAAACCTACTAAATTCTTTTCGATGGCCGAAGGTGATCGATTTGTCTATTGCTGGGATGTGGAGGGCGCGTCTTTGAGCGAGAAACCTGTGGCAGCTATATCTCTCGATGCCGACGTCCGTACCTTTGCTCTCGCCACACCAGTAAATTCACAACAGTGTCTCATCGCGCTCTCTACTTCCGGTAAATTGTCTTTTGTTCCCATCCCGTCTAAATTCCCTTCCTCAACCGACAAATCCAATACGATTGCTACAATTTTACCACGGTCTACGGTATCTTCAACATCCAAATTCCGAGCTCAGGATCCACAAGTGATTGATTTAGTTCCACTTCCGACATCTCCTGGCCTCGTGCGTGTAGTAAGACTTGTGAAAGGAATCCAGCCAACTTTCGACACAATC AGTTATCTAGATGACAGCGCCAATTATATCCATAATCCAATTCTTCCCGAAATAAACCAAGAAGATATCAGCATAGATCCTCAG AGAGCATTGAACAACCGTTATGTTGAATCAAAACAACTGACAGTTGGCTCTGGCCACGACGTCAACCAAGAAGATGTTGATGGGTCTTTGGTCGAGCAGGAGTTCGACGGTTTCCTTCAGGTTGATCTTGCAGAAATGTCTTTGGGTCAAAGGTTAACTGCAGTGACTGAGACGGAAGCCAACCATGTTTCAGAAAGTGAAGACGAATATGAGCAACATATAAAACGTTCAAAGGCTACTAAAAAAGCTCGTAGTGAGGTTGCTGCCATCCCCACCAATTCCTTGACGCGTACCCTCATTCAAGCCCTTCATTCATCTGATTCACGGCTATTGGAAATGTGTTTGGGGCACTCTGACCCTGCATTGATTTTGAACACCGTTCGACGACTACCTCCTCAGCTGACCATCCCTTTGATAACTGCCTGCGTCGAGAGGCTAGGAAGAGGTCCTCGCTCGTCGAATATGAaaggtggcggtggcggcaCAAGCTCTCAACGTGGCTCGGGCCTCCTAACATGGTTAAGGACTGTGTTGACTGTGCACACTGGACACCTAATGACA ATACCTGATCTAGTTGCCCGTCTCTCAGGGCTCCATGCAACATTAACCGCTAGATCGAGTTTGCATGACAGTTTGCTCTCATTGAGCGGTCGTTTAGACATGGTACTCTCTCAAGTTGAATTGCGAGCATCAACTACCCCTGCATCATTAGCCCCATTGAAGGCAAACAAAAAGAGACCCGAAGCCACCGTGAGACGATATATCGAAGGTGACACAGAATCTAGCGACGAACCGGACGACAAGATGGATGTAGAAGTTGAGATGGGGagtgaagatgaaggaagCCTTGAAGATATTGAGCTAGGGGGTGATAgtgacgaggacgaagaggaaTATGAAGATTTGAGCGATGGCGATAGCGGGGGAAATTTTATTGATGAcgaggcagaggaagaagattttactggagatgaagatgaggatgaaagTGACTAG
- a CDS encoding Guanine nucleotide exchange factor subunit Rich: MYFPTTAARQLANNPTLPNIPTEQTVALAPSPRKSLFCTLTRIAINVWSVRPSALLSVLTRTPISILNHGDNLDVWWSPDGNRIIVKTSDSFLVLISVDFNNDAAYASSPLPSNAQRNFLAGPGEALPFPSISLHFEGVVRVEGGLQSVSPRKQHMSFSTRDPPTIQSMPWPTVELDEDDDASIEQNIPLDYNTWLLNDLDFSWLVEPDVYVTEIIHAKVMDGELWITSDGRAYFVGLHEVDGVAEDSPDDHENDTEERQANIQQHWHGTCIHNFKTPKWVQKRRKVEPEDDEPALKYEEPRRATKMAVNTKFSLIAIGTEGGEIQFTNFPSEEGISPKSQQIDVPNPFNRKTGSVTALEWTSDGYVLAVGWEHGWGIFSVGGKCLASAIEVNDAVNEEKFQDIFMYGVRSLFWGPANFDLFVLAKSVPQRNDGQIFVIPFAKSATTGQHSPDNTRYAFLQMDDRALVYRGADQPDLSVINPESDVWQHIKIPQRYLALNWPIRYSSLSNDGRLIAVAGRRGLIHYSSTSGRWKIFAVEDQEQNFSVRGGLLWFHHVLVAAVEVSKSFQIRLYSRDMELTSQNILHREILPAPVVILSIVDNSLLAYTADNTLYHYLIVPTAESIKLHLCGSITFTGIVSAPGAVRMLSWMIPSIQKQIGDPINDLSVATVLMVVGGQLILLRPRKSASDEVKYDIQVLAERIEFCWIHLRGVGALENSLWAYDAQGMRVWLNALSIESPPVDDPDVKDVKESVKIPLDFYPLSVLMDKGIIIGIEHEAAVRTNLPFALFRHATSSYLFLQHILLYHLENKQISEAVTFASHYKNLVFFAHALEILLHTVVESDLAGASSGNQNTEETPNELLPTVIEFLDHFDVALDVVVGCARKTEPTRWRQLFNVVGNPKGLFETCLATNRLKTAGSYLLVLHNLEQLDENSNEAIRLLMSAVKGKDWQLCRELLRFLRSIDDTGQALRNALKHVDIGGMNVSVI, from the exons ATGTACTTTCCTACCACCGCCGCCAGACAGCTTGCAAATAACCCTACTCTACCCAATATCCCAACCGAGCAAACTGTAGCACTGGCCCCAAGCCCACGCAAGTCACTTTTCTGCACTCTAACTCGAATAGCAATCAATGTGTGGTCTGTCAGG CCGTCTGCTCTCTTGTCTGTATTAACACGCACACCAATCTCCATTCTGAACCACGGGGATAATCTTGACGTATGGTGGTCCCCTGATGGAAATAGAATTATAGTCAAG ACTTCAGATTCTTTCCTGGTTTTAATATCCGTAGACTTTAACAACGACGCAGCATATGCCTCCTCACCTCTGCCATCTAATGCTCAACGCAACTTTCTTGCTGGTCCTGGGGAAGCACTTCCTTTTCCATCAATCAGCCTCCACTTCGAAGGTGTTGTCAGAGTAGAAGGGGGGTTACAAAG TGTATCTCCTCGAAAACAGCACATGTCGTTCTCAACTCGGGACCCCCCAACAATTCAAAGCATGCCATGGCCGACAGTCGAActcgacgaagatgacgacgctTCTATCGAACAAAATATTCCGCTGGATTATAATACATGGCTACTCAATGATCTAGATTTTTCTTGGCTGGTGGAGCCTGACG TTTATGTGACTGAAATTATACACGCAAAGGTTATGGATGGAGAGCTGTGGATAACATCTGATGGTCGAGCATACTTTGTCGGTCTGCATGAAGTGGATGGGGTAGCGGAGGATTCGCCTGACGACCACGAGAACGAT ACAGAAGAGCGACAGGCGAATATACAGCAACACTGGCATGGCACCTGTATCCACAATTTCAAGACCCCGAAATGGGTCCAGAAACGGCGTAAAGTGGAGCCTGAGGATGATGAACCTGCATTGAAATATGAAGAACCGAGGCGGGCAACGAAGATGGCTGTCAACACTAAGTTTTCTTTAATAGCAATCGGAACCGAGGG CGGAGAGATTCAATTCACCAATTTCCCCTCTGAAGAGGGTATTTCTCCTAAATCTCAGCAAATAGACGTTCCTAATCCTTTCAACCGAAAGACTGGATCGGTAACTGCTCTAGAATGGACATCTGATGGGTATGTCCTCGCTGTTGGTTGGGAACATGGCTGGGGTATCTTTAGCGTGGGGGGCAAATGTCTCGCCTCTGCGATCGAAGTTAATGACGCTGTGAATGAAGAAAA GTTCCAAGATATATTTATGTATGGAGTCAGGAGTCTG TTTTGGGGGCCGGCAAATTTTGACCTTTTTGTGTTGGCAAAATCTGTTCCTCAAA GAAACGATGGCCAGATATTTGTCATCCCTTTTGCCAAAAGTGCAACCACGGGTCAGCATTCACCA GATAATACACGTTATGCTTTCTTGCAGATGGATGATCGTGCGTTGGTGTATAGAGGCGCTGATCAACCTGACCTAAGTGTCATCAATCCTGAGTCTGACGTCTGGCAACATATTAAG ATTCCCCAAAGATACCTGGCATTAAATTGGCCCATCCGATACTCCTCATTAAGCAATGACGGAAGGCTGATCGCTGTCGCTGGTCGGCGTGGGCTGATCCATTATAGTTCCACGTCAGGCCGTTGGAAGATATTTGCTGTTGAAGATCAGGAACAAAATTTCTCTGTAAGAGGTGGCCTACTGTGGTTTCACCATGTGTTGGTGGCAGCCGTAGAGGTCTCGAAATCTTTTCAG ATAAGGCTCTATTCCCGCGATATGGAATTGACCAGCCAAAACATCCTACACCGGGAAATACTTCCGGCACCTGTCGTGATACTGTCTATTGTCGACAACTCTCTTCTTGCGTATACGGCAGATAATACTCTTTATCACTATCTCATTGTCCCAACTGCAGAATCCATAAAGCTCCATCTTTGCGGCAGTATAACATTTACCGGCATCGTCTCTGCACCAGGTGCAGTCAGGATGTTGAGCTGGATGATACCTAGTATCCAAAAGC AAATTGGAGATCCTATTAACGACCTATCAGTTGCCACTGTACTGATGGTAGTTGGAGGACAGCTGATCCTTTTGCGCCCCAGGAAG TCCGCTAGCGATGAGGTCAAATATGACATCCAGGTATTGGCTGAACGAATAGAATTCTGCTGGATACATCTTCGTGGTGTTGGCGCGTTGGAGAATTCACTATGGGCGTACGATGCTCAGGGAATGCGTGTTTGGTTAAACGCTCTATCTATAGAATCCCCACCAGTTGACGATCCGGACGTAAAAGATGTAAAAGAAAGCGTTAAAATCCCTCTCGACTTCTATCCTCTTT CCGTTCTTATGGATAAAGGCATTATAATTGGCATTGAGCATGAAGCTGCTGTTCGAACCAACCTTCCATTCGCGTTGTTCAGACATGCAACCAGC TCATATTTGTTCCTGCAGCACATTCTTCTTTACCATCTAGAGAATAAGCAAATTTCCGAAGCAGTCACGTTTGCTTCCCATTACAAGAATCTGGTCTTCTTCGCCCATGCGCTGGAAATACTCCTACATACAGTAGTGGAATCCGATTTAGCCGGAGCGAGCAGCGGTAACCAGAACACCGAGGAAACTCCTAACGAACTATTACCCACTGTTATCGAGTTTCTGGACCATTTTGACGTAGCCCTTGACGTGGTTGTTGGCTGTGCAAGAAAAACGGAGCCGACACGTTGGAGACAACTGTTCAATGTCGTCGGTAATCCCAAAGGCCTATTCGAG ACATGCCTCGCTACTAATCGTCTCAAAACTGCAGGTTCCTATTTGCTCGTTTTGCATAATCTTGAACAGCTAGATGAAAACAGTAATGAGGCAATTCGACTCCTTATGAGTGCTGTGAAGGGGAAAGATTGGCAATTATGTCGAGAATTGTTGCGGTTCTTACGCTCCATTGATGATACTGGTCAGGCACTTAGGAATGCCTTGAAGCACGTTGACATTGGCGGAATGAACGTATCTGTAATATAA
- a CDS encoding Protein UPS1, mitochondrial, which produces MRFFSQSFLYDDSWSIVTLAFFLRYPNPYAAHVISCDVISRHQTPSGSLITTRLILKKGAMPRWFPKGIISRAESWVIEESEVDPYGKIVKCVTKNLDHVKIMQVEESVQFAQTLDGKTLQHTEARVVSKFGWGLTKKIENHGLSKFKANMQRSREGVSLILSLLRQSRLQPMAMGIEDSQGTSPVIERPQEIVSNKKTDNLTLWAKVRNYFYHPPT; this is translated from the exons ATGAGATTCTTTTCCCAGTCTTTTCTATACGA TGATTCCTGGTCCATTGTCACCTTAGCATTTTTTCTTCGTTATCCAAACCCTTATGCTGCCCACGTTATTTCATGTGATGTTATCTCTCGCCACCAAACCCCGTCAGGTTCTTTAATAACCACTCGACTAATCCTCAAGAAAGGAGCCATGCCTAGATGGTTTCCGAAAGGCATCATATCGAGAGCAGAGTCATGGGTCATTGAGGAAAGTGAAGTGGATCCCTACGGCAAAATAGTCAAATGTGTCACCAAGAACCTGGACCACGTCAAAATTATGCAAGTTGAGGAATCCGTACAATTTGCCCAGACCTTGGATGG GAAAACCTTGCAGCACACGGAAGCTAGGGTGGTTTCGAAATTTGGGTGGGGCCTAACCAAGAAGATCGAAAATCATGGTCTATCCAAATTCAAAGCTAATATGCAGCGG TCTCGTGAAGGAGTCAGCCTAATTTTGTCTTTACTCAGGCAGTCACGGCTGCAACCCATGGCTATGGGCATTGAAGATTCCCAAGGCACATCACCCGTTATTGAAAGACCTCAGGAGATTGTTTCAAACAAAAAGACAGATAATTTGACCCTATGGGCCAAGGTTCGAAATTACTTTTATCACCCACCTACATAA